One stretch of Streptomyces agglomeratus DNA includes these proteins:
- the pepN gene encoding aminopeptidase N, whose protein sequence is MSVLTRDEAQTRAQLLDIHRYTIELDLTRGEETFDSRTVIHFTARTTGDTFVELKPAALRTVTLDGQPLDPEALAGNRLPLTGLTAGEHELRVEADMRYSRTGEGMHRFTDPTDGETYVYTQLFLEDVQRVFAAFDQPDLKAVFALTVTAPEGWTVLGNGVADHQGAGRWTLAPTPLISTYLVAVAAGPWHSVRTEHAGLPFGIHCRRSLAPYLNTDADEILDITRACFDRYHEKFEEPYPFDSYDQAFVPEFNAGAMENPGLVTFRDEFVFRSAVTDTERQTRAMVIAHEMAHMWFGDLVTLRWWDDIWLNESFAEYMGYQTLTEATRFTDTWTDFAVARKGWGYDADQRPSTHPVAPDPDAVPDTASALLNFDGISYAKGASALRQLVAWLGEKDFLAGINTHFARHKFANATLADFLDNLASATDRDVHAWAGQWLRTTGVDTLTPAVTEADGMWHVTVDQQGTRPHRLAVGAYDRDPIDGASLILRERFEVDVPQGESATGRPGRRPALVVLNDGDLTYAKIRLDERSEEPALRNLSAVPDALTRAVLWNTLRDMVRDGELGPVEYLETALAHLPEETDLAIVQGVLAFAHGQATDRYLGAAERPAALATLRNICRDLIRRTEDGNGTGLRLTAVRHFIDAASQPDGIQEWLHTGSVPGGPELDPELRWRILRRLAVLGATDESAIAAELDRDPSATGQEGAARCRAALPTPEAKAAAWTRMFEDDTLSNYLFSATAQGFWQPEQTALTSDYVLRYYRDAKAVADRRGPAIAEAAGRYAFPQFAVDKDSLRLGEDFLRDAEPIPSLRRKLVDQLDDLRRALTVRGN, encoded by the coding sequence ATGTCCGTACTGACGCGCGACGAAGCGCAGACCCGAGCCCAGCTCCTCGACATCCACCGGTACACGATCGAACTCGATCTCACCCGCGGCGAAGAGACCTTCGACTCCCGCACCGTCATCCACTTCACCGCCCGCACGACCGGGGACACCTTCGTCGAGCTCAAGCCCGCCGCCCTGCGCACCGTCACCCTCGACGGACAGCCCCTGGACCCCGAAGCACTCGCCGGGAACCGCCTGCCCCTCACCGGCCTCACCGCCGGCGAGCACGAGCTGCGCGTCGAAGCCGACATGCGCTACTCCCGCACCGGCGAGGGCATGCACCGCTTCACGGACCCCACCGACGGGGAGACGTACGTCTACACCCAGCTCTTCCTGGAAGACGTCCAGCGCGTCTTCGCCGCCTTCGACCAGCCCGACCTCAAAGCCGTCTTCGCCCTCACCGTCACCGCCCCCGAAGGCTGGACCGTCCTCGGCAACGGCGTCGCGGACCACCAGGGGGCCGGACGCTGGACACTCGCCCCCACCCCCCTCATCTCCACCTACCTCGTCGCCGTCGCCGCCGGCCCCTGGCACTCCGTACGCACCGAACACGCGGGCCTGCCCTTCGGCATCCACTGCCGCCGCTCCCTCGCGCCGTACCTCAACACCGACGCCGACGAGATCCTCGACATCACCCGCGCCTGCTTCGACCGCTACCACGAGAAGTTCGAGGAGCCCTACCCCTTCGACTCCTACGACCAGGCGTTCGTCCCCGAATTCAACGCCGGCGCCATGGAGAACCCCGGCCTCGTCACCTTCCGCGACGAGTTCGTCTTCCGCTCCGCCGTCACCGACACCGAACGCCAGACCCGCGCCATGGTCATCGCCCACGAGATGGCCCACATGTGGTTCGGCGACCTCGTCACCCTCCGGTGGTGGGACGACATCTGGCTCAACGAGTCCTTCGCCGAGTACATGGGCTACCAGACCCTCACCGAAGCCACCCGCTTCACCGACACCTGGACCGACTTCGCCGTCGCCCGCAAGGGCTGGGGATACGACGCCGACCAACGCCCCAGCACCCACCCCGTCGCCCCCGACCCGGACGCCGTCCCCGACACCGCGTCCGCCCTGCTCAACTTCGACGGCATTTCCTACGCCAAGGGCGCCTCCGCCCTGCGCCAGCTCGTCGCCTGGCTCGGCGAGAAGGACTTCCTGGCCGGCATCAACACCCACTTCGCCCGCCACAAGTTCGCCAACGCCACCCTCGCCGACTTCCTCGACAACCTCGCCTCCGCCACCGACCGCGACGTCCACGCCTGGGCCGGCCAATGGCTGCGCACCACCGGCGTCGACACCCTCACCCCCGCCGTCACGGAGGCGGACGGCATGTGGCACGTCACCGTCGACCAGCAGGGCACCCGCCCCCACCGCCTCGCCGTCGGCGCGTACGACCGCGACCCCATCGACGGCGCGAGCCTGATCCTGCGCGAGCGCTTCGAAGTCGACGTACCACAGGGCGAATCCGCGACGGGCCGCCCCGGCCGCCGCCCCGCGCTCGTCGTACTCAACGACGGCGACCTCACCTACGCCAAGATCCGCCTCGACGAACGGTCCGAAGAACCGGCGCTGCGCAACCTCTCCGCCGTCCCCGACGCCCTCACCCGCGCCGTGCTGTGGAACACGCTGCGCGACATGGTCCGCGACGGCGAACTCGGACCGGTCGAGTACCTCGAAACCGCGCTCGCCCACCTCCCCGAGGAAACCGACCTCGCGATCGTCCAGGGAGTACTCGCCTTCGCCCACGGCCAGGCCACGGACCGCTACCTTGGCGCGGCCGAACGCCCTGCGGCCCTCGCCACCCTCCGGAACATCTGCCGCGACCTGATCCGCCGCACCGAGGACGGCAACGGCACCGGCCTGCGACTGACCGCCGTACGCCACTTCATCGATGCCGCCAGCCAGCCCGACGGCATCCAGGAATGGCTCCACACCGGCAGCGTCCCCGGCGGCCCCGAACTCGACCCCGAACTGCGCTGGCGCATCCTGCGCCGCCTCGCCGTACTCGGCGCCACCGACGAAAGCGCCATCGCCGCCGAACTCGACCGCGACCCCAGCGCCACCGGCCAGGAAGGCGCCGCCCGCTGCCGCGCCGCCCTGCCCACACCCGAGGCCAAGGCCGCGGCCTGGACCCGCATGTTCGAGGACGACACCCTGTCCAACTACCTCTTCAGCGCGACCGCCCAGGGCTTCTGGCAGCCCGAACAGACCGCGCTCACAAGCGATTACGTCCTCCGCTACTACCGCGACGCCAAGGCCGTCGCAGACCGCCGCGGCCCCGCCATCGCCGAGGCCGCCGGCCGCTACGCCTTCCCCCAGTTCGCCGTCGACAAGGACTCCCTGCGCCTCGGCGAGGACTTCCTGCGCGACGCCGAACCGATCCCGTCCCTGCGCCGCAAGCTCGTGGACCAGCTCGACGACCTGCGCCGAGCCCTGACGGTACGGGGGAACTGA
- the pyk gene encoding pyruvate kinase produces the protein MRRAKIVCTLGPATDTYGQIKALVEAGMDIARFNLSHGTYAEHEERYQHVRKASDETGRSVGVLADLQGPKIRLGRFREGPVLLERGDDFTITVEPVQGDRHTCGITYDGLATDVSTGERILVDDGKVTLEVTSVEGPRVNTLVIEGGMVSDHKGLNLPGVAVSVPALSEKDIEDLRWALRTGADIIALSFVRSGRDIEDVHRVMKEEGRHLPVIAKIEKPQAVENIDDIVAAFDGIMVARGDLGVEMPLEQVPIVQKRAIKLAKRNAKPVIVATQMLDSMIENSRPTRAEASDVANAVIDGTDAVMLSGETSVGKYPIETVRTMGRIVEAAEEDILAKGLPPLTERNKPRTQGGAVARAAADIGDFLGAKFLVAFTQSGDTVKRLSRYRSPIPLLAFTPDPATRSQLNLTWGVETFLGPHVDSTDAMVAQVDEHLLRIGRCQKGDIVIITAGSPPGIAGSTNLVRVHHIGEDDTAAGQAVNA, from the coding sequence ATGCGCCGAGCAAAAATCGTTTGTACCCTTGGCCCCGCCACCGACACATACGGCCAGATCAAGGCACTGGTCGAAGCCGGAATGGACATCGCCCGCTTCAATCTCAGCCACGGCACCTACGCCGAACACGAAGAGCGCTACCAGCACGTACGCAAAGCCTCCGACGAGACCGGCCGCAGCGTCGGCGTACTCGCCGACCTTCAAGGCCCGAAGATTCGCCTGGGGCGCTTCCGTGAAGGACCCGTACTCCTTGAACGGGGCGACGACTTCACCATCACCGTCGAACCCGTCCAGGGCGACCGCCACACCTGCGGCATCACCTACGACGGCCTCGCGACCGACGTCAGCACAGGCGAACGCATCCTCGTCGACGACGGCAAGGTGACCCTCGAAGTCACCAGCGTCGAAGGACCCCGCGTCAACACCCTCGTCATCGAGGGAGGCATGGTCTCCGACCACAAGGGCCTCAACCTCCCCGGGGTCGCCGTCTCCGTACCCGCACTCTCCGAGAAGGACATCGAAGACCTCCGCTGGGCCCTGCGCACCGGAGCCGACATCATCGCCCTCTCCTTCGTGCGCAGCGGACGCGACATCGAGGACGTCCACCGCGTGATGAAGGAGGAAGGCCGCCACCTCCCCGTCATCGCGAAGATCGAAAAGCCGCAGGCCGTCGAGAACATCGACGACATCGTCGCCGCCTTCGACGGCATCATGGTCGCCCGCGGCGACCTCGGCGTCGAAATGCCCCTCGAACAAGTCCCGATCGTGCAAAAGCGCGCCATCAAACTCGCCAAGCGCAACGCCAAACCGGTCATCGTCGCCACCCAAATGCTCGACTCGATGATCGAGAACTCCCGCCCCACCCGTGCGGAAGCCTCCGACGTCGCCAACGCCGTCATCGACGGCACCGACGCCGTCATGCTCTCCGGCGAAACCAGCGTCGGCAAATACCCCATCGAGACCGTCCGCACCATGGGCCGCATCGTCGAAGCCGCGGAGGAGGACATCCTCGCCAAGGGCCTCCCGCCACTCACCGAACGCAACAAACCCCGCACCCAGGGCGGAGCCGTCGCCCGCGCCGCAGCCGACATCGGCGACTTCCTCGGCGCCAAGTTCCTCGTGGCCTTCACCCAGTCCGGCGACACCGTGAAGCGCCTCTCCCGCTACCGCTCGCCCATCCCACTGCTCGCCTTCACACCCGACCCGGCGACCCGCTCCCAGCTCAACCTCACCTGGGGCGTCGAAACCTTCCTCGGCCCCCACGTCGACTCCACGGACGCCATGGTCGCCCAGGTCGACGAACACCTCCTGCGCATCGGCCGCTGCCAGAAGGGCGACATCGTGATCATCACGGCCGGCTCCCCGCCCGGCATCGCCGGCTCCACCAACCTCGTCCGCGTCCACCACATCGGCGAGGACGACACCGCCGCCGGCCAGGCCGTCAACGCGTAA
- a CDS encoding lysine N(6)-hydroxylase/L-ornithine N(5)-oxygenase family protein: MTAAPARRPQEPEQPHDLIGIGIGPFNLSLAALADGVHGGLATAFYEQRPAFHWHPGLLIDGATLQVPFLADLVTLADPASPWSFLNYLRTRERLFPFYFSERFHIQRAEYDAYCRWVSDHLPGLHFGHQVDAVRWNAERDAFEVDFTQLDADGEAEALGRAYTRNVAVGVGTQPYIPEPLKPLAEAPTVPVIHSSAYLDHRQRLLAAEHITVIGSGQSGAEVFLDLLRARPEGREKITWLARTEAFAPMEYSKLGLEHFTPDYSRYFHALPESVRDDLGPRQWQLHKGIDADTIAAIHDELYRRTLHGGWPDAVLTPGVSVRTAGRVGTTKVELHLEHLQQGTRSRLTTDAVVLATGYRERPLGQLLTGLDSYIRRDAADRPRIDDQFRIVLDPAVTGSVYVQNAERHTHGVGAPDLGLAAWRSATILNSLTGLDPYPLPRRTAFTSFGLERREAPRVPAQQPALTPLAQGR, encoded by the coding sequence ATGACCGCCGCCCCCGCCCGCCGGCCCCAAGAACCCGAACAGCCACACGACCTCATCGGCATCGGCATCGGCCCGTTCAACCTCTCCCTCGCCGCCCTCGCCGACGGTGTTCACGGCGGCCTCGCCACCGCCTTCTACGAACAACGCCCCGCCTTCCACTGGCACCCCGGCCTCCTCATCGACGGCGCGACCCTCCAAGTCCCCTTCCTCGCCGACCTCGTCACCCTCGCCGACCCCGCCAGCCCCTGGTCGTTCCTCAACTACCTGCGCACCCGCGAACGGCTCTTCCCCTTCTACTTCTCCGAGCGCTTCCACATCCAGCGCGCCGAATACGACGCCTACTGCCGCTGGGTCAGCGACCACCTCCCCGGGCTCCACTTCGGCCACCAGGTCGACGCCGTCCGCTGGAACGCCGAACGCGACGCCTTCGAAGTCGACTTCACCCAGCTCGACGCCGACGGCGAAGCCGAAGCCCTCGGCCGCGCCTACACCCGCAACGTCGCCGTCGGCGTCGGCACCCAGCCCTACATCCCCGAACCCCTCAAGCCCCTCGCCGAAGCCCCCACCGTCCCCGTCATCCACTCCTCCGCCTACCTCGACCACCGCCAACGGCTCCTCGCCGCCGAACACATCACCGTCATCGGATCAGGCCAGTCCGGCGCCGAAGTCTTCCTCGACCTGCTGCGCGCCCGCCCCGAGGGCCGCGAGAAGATCACCTGGCTGGCCAGGACCGAAGCCTTCGCCCCCATGGAGTACTCCAAACTCGGCCTGGAACACTTCACCCCCGACTACAGCCGGTACTTCCACGCCCTGCCCGAGTCCGTACGCGACGACCTCGGCCCCCGCCAGTGGCAGCTCCACAAGGGCATCGACGCCGACACCATCGCCGCCATCCACGACGAGCTCTACCGGCGCACCCTCCACGGCGGCTGGCCCGACGCGGTCCTCACCCCGGGAGTCTCCGTACGCACCGCCGGCCGGGTCGGCACCACCAAGGTCGAACTGCACCTCGAACACCTCCAGCAGGGCACCCGCTCCCGCCTCACCACCGACGCCGTCGTCCTCGCCACCGGCTACCGCGAACGCCCCCTGGGACAGCTCCTCACGGGACTCGACTCCTACATCCGCCGCGACGCCGCCGACCGTCCCCGGATCGACGACCAGTTCCGCATCGTCCTCGACCCCGCCGTCACCGGTTCCGTGTACGTACAGAACGCCGAACGGCACACCCACGGCGTCGGGGCCCCCGACCTCGGCCTCGCCGCGTGGCGCAGCGCGACGATCCTCAACTCACTCACCGGCCTGGACCCCTACCCGCTGCCCCGCCGGACCGCGTTCACCAGCTTCGGCCTCGAACGCCGCGAAGCTCCCCGGGTCCCCGCCCAGCAACCGGCCCTCACCCCACTGGCCCAGGGCCGCTAG
- a CDS encoding bifunctional metallophosphatase/5'-nucleotidase — protein sequence MPLNRRTFLGRSAAAGAGVAVAGGAVAAPAAAHSHGGGDGRPPKRYSFTVMGTTDLHGNVFNWDYFTDKEFDDKAHNDVGLAKISTLVNQVRAEKGRRNTLLIDAGDTIQGTQLSYYYAKVDPITAQHGPVHPMAQSMNAIGYDAAALGNHEFNYGIPVLRKFEEQCDFPLLGANALDAKTLRPAFPPYFMKRLRTPHGRDVRVAVLGLTNPGIAIWDKQNVQGKMTFPGLEEQAAKWVPKLRSMGADVVVVSAHSGSSGTSSYGDQLPYVENAAALVAEQVPGIDAILVGHAHTEIPEYLVENKETGKKVVLSEPLKWGQRLTLFDFDLVWSKGRWVVEKVGAKVLNSNTVAEDPAITRLLGDEHRKVVAYVNQVIGTSTVAMTTAQAPWKDEPLIDLINHVQAETVKAALAGGAYAGLPVLSQASCFSRTAAVPAGEVTIKDAAGLYPFENTLEARLLTGAQLKEYVEFSARYYVQTPAGAPVDTSKLTNAGSIPDYNYDVVSGLTYEIDIAKAAGSRVVNLAFEGKPVDPAAEFVLAVNNYRASGGGAFPHVAGAKQLWANSEEIRNTIITWVKAKGTLNPAEFATVGWKLTRDGVPVF from the coding sequence ATGCCGCTGAACCGTAGGACGTTCCTGGGCCGCTCGGCCGCCGCCGGTGCCGGTGTGGCCGTGGCCGGCGGGGCGGTGGCGGCGCCCGCCGCGGCCCACAGCCACGGCGGCGGCGACGGACGCCCGCCGAAGCGCTACTCCTTCACCGTCATGGGCACGACGGACCTGCACGGCAATGTCTTCAACTGGGACTACTTCACGGACAAGGAGTTCGACGACAAGGCGCACAACGACGTGGGCCTGGCGAAGATCTCCACCCTGGTGAACCAGGTCCGCGCGGAAAAGGGGCGCCGTAACACGCTGCTGATCGACGCGGGCGACACGATCCAGGGAACGCAGCTTTCGTACTACTACGCCAAGGTCGACCCGATCACCGCGCAGCACGGCCCGGTGCACCCGATGGCGCAGTCGATGAACGCGATCGGGTACGACGCGGCCGCTCTCGGGAACCACGAGTTCAACTACGGCATACCGGTGCTGCGGAAGTTCGAGGAGCAGTGCGACTTTCCGCTGCTCGGTGCGAACGCGCTGGATGCGAAGACGCTGCGCCCGGCGTTTCCTCCGTACTTCATGAAGAGGCTGCGTACGCCGCACGGCCGTGATGTGCGGGTGGCGGTGCTCGGTCTGACGAACCCGGGTATCGCGATCTGGGACAAGCAGAACGTGCAGGGGAAGATGACGTTCCCGGGTCTGGAGGAGCAGGCGGCGAAGTGGGTGCCGAAGCTGCGTTCCATGGGTGCGGATGTCGTCGTCGTGTCGGCGCACTCGGGTTCGAGCGGTACGTCGTCCTACGGTGACCAGCTTCCGTACGTCGAGAACGCGGCGGCTCTGGTCGCCGAGCAGGTCCCCGGTATCGACGCGATCCTGGTCGGGCACGCGCACACTGAGATTCCCGAGTACCTCGTGGAGAACAAGGAGACGGGCAAGAAGGTCGTCCTGTCGGAGCCGCTCAAGTGGGGGCAGCGGCTGACGCTGTTCGACTTCGACCTGGTGTGGTCGAAGGGCCGCTGGGTGGTGGAGAAGGTGGGCGCGAAGGTCCTCAACTCCAATACGGTCGCGGAGGACCCGGCGATCACGAGGCTGCTCGGTGACGAGCACCGGAAGGTCGTCGCGTACGTCAATCAGGTCATCGGTACGTCGACGGTGGCGATGACGACGGCGCAGGCGCCGTGGAAGGACGAGCCGCTGATCGACCTGATCAATCACGTACAGGCCGAGACGGTGAAGGCGGCGCTGGCGGGCGGGGCGTACGCGGGGCTGCCGGTGCTGTCGCAGGCGTCGTGTTTCTCCCGGACGGCGGCGGTTCCCGCGGGTGAGGTCACGATCAAGGACGCGGCGGGTCTGTACCCGTTCGAGAACACCCTTGAGGCGCGCCTGCTCACGGGTGCGCAGCTGAAGGAGTATGTGGAGTTCTCGGCGCGGTACTACGTGCAGACGCCGGCGGGGGCGCCGGTGGACACGTCGAAGCTGACGAACGCGGGGAGCATTCCGGACTACAACTACGACGTGGTGTCGGGTCTGACGTACGAGATCGACATCGCGAAGGCGGCCGGTTCTCGCGTGGTGAATCTGGCGTTCGAGGGGAAGCCGGTGGACCCCGCGGCGGAGTTCGTTCTGGCGGTCAACAACTACCGGGCGAGTGGCGGCGGGGCGTTTCCGCATGTCGCGGGCGCGAAGCAGTTGTGGGCGAATTCGGAGGAGATCCGGAACACGATCATCACGTGGGTGAAGGCGAAGGGGACGCTAAATCCGGCGGAGTTCGCGACGGTTGGCTGGAAGCTGACGCGGGACGGTGTGCCGGTGTTCTAG
- a CDS encoding chorismate mutase, with product MTSSESSEIDESVIAELGRLRDSIDNIDAAVVHMLAERFKCTQQVGLLKARHQLPPADPAREARQIVRLRELAESAKLDPAFAEKLLNFIIAEVIRHHETIAKS from the coding sequence ATGACCTCCAGCGAATCCAGCGAAATCGACGAGTCCGTCATCGCCGAACTGGGCCGGCTGCGCGACAGCATCGACAACATCGACGCCGCCGTCGTCCACATGCTCGCCGAGCGCTTCAAGTGCACCCAGCAGGTCGGCCTCCTCAAGGCGCGGCACCAGCTGCCGCCCGCCGACCCGGCCCGCGAGGCCCGCCAGATCGTGCGCCTGCGCGAACTCGCGGAAAGCGCCAAACTCGACCCGGCCTTCGCCGAAAAACTGCTCAATTTCATCATCGCGGAGGTCATCCGCCACCACGAAACGATCGCGAAGTCCTAG
- a CDS encoding ANTAR domain-containing response regulator: protein MTTPESPQPAADDDNKSHVPPLTTRVVIAEDEALIRLDLKEMLEEEGYAVVGEAGDGQQAIELAREHRPDLVILDVKMPVLDGISAAEKITEESIAPVLMLTAFSQRDLVERARDAGAMAYLVKPFSKSDVVPAIEMAVSRFTELKALENEVADLTQRLETRKLVDRAKSVLQTQYGLSEPAAFRWIQKTSMDRRLSMQQVAEAVIEDAEEKKAAKGE from the coding sequence GTGACCACCCCCGAGTCGCCCCAGCCCGCCGCCGACGACGACAACAAGTCGCACGTCCCGCCGCTGACGACCCGCGTCGTCATCGCCGAGGACGAAGCCCTCATCCGCCTCGACCTCAAAGAGATGCTCGAGGAAGAGGGCTACGCGGTCGTGGGCGAGGCCGGTGACGGGCAGCAGGCCATCGAGCTCGCCCGCGAGCACCGGCCCGACCTCGTGATCCTCGACGTGAAGATGCCCGTGCTGGACGGGATCTCGGCCGCCGAGAAGATCACCGAGGAGTCCATCGCCCCCGTGCTCATGCTGACGGCGTTCTCGCAGCGGGATCTCGTGGAGCGGGCGCGGGACGCCGGTGCCATGGCGTACCTCGTGAAGCCCTTCAGCAAGAGTGACGTGGTGCCGGCCATCGAGATGGCTGTCTCGCGGTTCACGGAGCTGAAGGCGCTGGAGAACGAGGTCGCGGACCTGACGCAGCGGCTGGAGACGCGCAAGCTGGTGGACCGGGCGAAGTCGGTGCTCCAGACGCAGTACGGGCTGTCGGAGCCGGCCGCGTTCCGCTGGATCCAGAAGACGTCGATGGACCGCCGTCTGTCCATGCAGCAGGTGGCGGAGGCGGTCATCGAGGACGCCGAGGAGAAGAAGGCGGCGAAGGGCGAGTAG
- a CDS encoding pyridoxal phosphate-dependent decarboxylase family protein, whose translation MSTPPPADPLPPLAGGAGGPAALRPLLDTVLDALREGALARRGPLPAGGPDAVTRQLLDTAGPVLPDIGTGAEEALRTFVHALARGSADPADPLCVAHLHTPPLALAAAADLAASALNPSMDSWDQAPAASALEAQVTRTLAAEVYPHATAPDALVTTGGTESNQLALLLARERHGPVQLVHGANAHHSLSRAAWLLGLPEPVAVPAPAGVIDLTALDEALTRLHHPLLVAATAGTTDTGRIDPLPAIADLCARHHAELHIDAAYGGPLLFSDVHKTRLDGLDRAHSVTLDLHKLGWQPVAAGLLAVPDTAALTPLGHQADYLNADDDTEAGLPDLLGRSLRTTRRPDILKTAVTLRALGRRGLADLVDRTCAAAHQLADLVENTPGLELHDRPAISTVLLRPTGATDDDIAGIRRTLLTHGRAVLGRARADGRLWLKATVLNPHTTRKDLEALLALLSHPAPLSLPEGSTHR comes from the coding sequence ATGAGTACGCCGCCCCCCGCCGACCCCCTGCCGCCCCTCGCCGGCGGCGCAGGCGGGCCCGCTGCCCTGCGGCCCCTGCTCGACACCGTCCTCGACGCCCTCCGCGAAGGCGCCCTCGCCCGTCGCGGCCCGCTGCCCGCCGGCGGACCCGACGCCGTCACGCGCCAGCTCCTGGACACCGCCGGGCCCGTGCTCCCCGACATCGGCACAGGAGCCGAAGAAGCCCTCCGTACGTTCGTCCACGCACTCGCGCGCGGCTCCGCCGACCCGGCCGACCCGCTGTGCGTCGCGCACCTCCACACCCCGCCGCTCGCCCTCGCCGCAGCCGCCGACCTCGCCGCGTCCGCGCTCAACCCCTCCATGGACTCCTGGGACCAGGCACCCGCCGCCTCGGCCCTGGAAGCCCAGGTCACCCGCACGCTCGCCGCCGAGGTCTACCCCCACGCCACCGCACCCGACGCCCTCGTCACCACCGGCGGCACCGAGTCCAACCAGCTCGCCCTCCTCCTCGCCCGCGAACGCCACGGCCCCGTGCAGCTCGTCCACGGCGCCAACGCCCACCACTCACTGTCCCGCGCCGCATGGCTCCTCGGCCTCCCCGAACCGGTCGCCGTCCCCGCCCCCGCAGGCGTCATCGACCTCACCGCGCTCGACGAAGCCCTCACCCGCCTGCACCACCCCCTCCTCGTCGCCGCCACCGCCGGCACCACCGACACCGGCCGCATCGACCCGCTCCCCGCGATCGCCGACCTCTGCGCACGCCACCACGCCGAACTCCACATCGACGCCGCGTACGGCGGCCCACTCCTGTTCAGCGACGTGCACAAGACCCGCCTCGACGGCCTGGACCGCGCCCACAGCGTCACCCTCGACCTGCACAAACTCGGCTGGCAGCCCGTCGCCGCAGGACTCCTCGCCGTACCCGACACCGCCGCCCTCACCCCCCTCGGCCACCAGGCCGACTACCTCAACGCCGACGACGACACCGAAGCGGGCCTCCCCGACCTCCTCGGCCGCTCCCTGCGCACGACACGACGCCCCGACATCCTCAAGACCGCCGTCACGCTCCGCGCCCTCGGCCGCCGAGGACTCGCCGACCTCGTCGACCGCACCTGCGCCGCCGCCCACCAGCTCGCCGACCTCGTCGAGAACACCCCCGGCCTCGAACTCCACGACCGGCCCGCCATCAGCACCGTCCTCCTGCGCCCCACCGGCGCCACGGACGACGACATCGCCGGCATCCGCCGCACCCTCCTCACCCACGGCCGCGCCGTCCTCGGCCGCGCCCGCGCCGACGGACGCCTCTGGCTCAAAGCCACCGTCCTCAACCCCCACACCACCCGCAAGGACCTCGAAGCACTCCTCGCGCTCCTCTCCCACCCGGCACCCCTGTCACTCCCGGAAGGCAGCACCCACCGATGA
- a CDS encoding SIMPL domain-containing protein gives MTDEPTNPAASHPAPYGTPAAPRLAVQGEAHLEFDPETAHIGITVSARGTDRRTALDDLTRRNGIALDLVKSYGDAVEKLETGTFSISPELTRHGRGERVRAYHGRVHLTAVLTDFTALGELTTRLADLELTQVDGPWWAMRPDSPAYGEVRRQAVREAVKRAREYAQALGADLAALVELADPGAEEAHPVPMGFAGGLTRRSMSSERAEDAPALDLEPQRQTLHALVNARFVMTPPQL, from the coding sequence GTGACCGACGAACCCACGAACCCCGCAGCGAGCCACCCCGCCCCCTACGGCACCCCGGCGGCCCCCCGCCTCGCCGTCCAGGGCGAAGCACACCTCGAGTTCGACCCCGAGACCGCCCACATCGGCATCACCGTCAGCGCCCGCGGTACGGACCGCCGCACCGCACTCGACGACCTCACCCGGCGCAACGGCATCGCCCTCGACCTCGTCAAGAGCTACGGCGACGCGGTCGAGAAGCTGGAAACCGGCACCTTCTCCATCAGCCCCGAACTCACCCGGCACGGCCGCGGCGAGCGCGTCCGCGCCTACCACGGACGCGTCCACCTCACCGCCGTACTCACCGACTTCACCGCCCTCGGTGAGCTCACCACCCGCCTCGCCGACCTCGAACTGACCCAGGTCGACGGCCCCTGGTGGGCCATGCGCCCCGACTCGCCCGCCTACGGCGAAGTGCGCCGCCAAGCCGTACGGGAAGCCGTCAAACGCGCCCGTGAATACGCCCAGGCCCTCGGCGCCGACCTCGCCGCCCTCGTCGAACTGGCCGACCCCGGAGCGGAAGAGGCCCACCCCGTACCGATGGGATTCGCCGGCGGCCTCACCCGCCGGTCCATGAGCAGCGAAAGGGCCGAGGACGCCCCCGCCCTCGACCTCGAACCGCAGCGCCAGACCCTCCACGCCCTGGTGAACGCCCGCTTCGTCATGACTCCGCCCCAACTCTGA